Proteins encoded by one window of Polyangiaceae bacterium:
- a CDS encoding YceI family protein, whose product MKLSTIATVLALSVAVSACDDKKETPKSEPTSAQEPVKKADTPPAPTAAQEPGAAPKLADAKGSYELDPAHSTIVFSAKHAGFSWTYGMFTKVTGKMNLADEPDKSSVEIEADAGSVFTAVKKRDDHLKGGDFLNATQFPKITFKSTKIEAAGDGKYKVTGDLTLHGVTKPVTVEMTHVGAGEFPVDKSFRTGFEGSFTIKRSDFDMKNMLAAASDELRLTVAVEGVRK is encoded by the coding sequence ATGAAGCTTTCGACGATTGCCACGGTTTTGGCCCTCTCAGTTGCGGTTTCGGCCTGCGACGACAAGAAGGAAACCCCCAAGAGCGAGCCGACGTCCGCTCAGGAGCCGGTGAAGAAGGCGGACACACCGCCGGCACCCACGGCGGCGCAAGAACCAGGTGCCGCGCCCAAGCTGGCGGATGCCAAGGGCAGCTACGAGCTCGACCCCGCTCACTCCACCATCGTGTTCTCGGCGAAGCATGCCGGCTTCTCTTGGACCTACGGCATGTTCACCAAGGTCACCGGCAAGATGAACCTGGCAGACGAGCCCGACAAGAGCTCGGTCGAGATCGAGGCGGACGCAGGGAGCGTGTTCACCGCCGTCAAGAAGCGGGACGACCACCTCAAGGGCGGCGACTTCTTGAACGCGACGCAGTTCCCGAAGATCACCTTCAAGAGCACGAAGATCGAGGCCGCCGGCGACGGCAAGTACAAGGTGACCGGCGATCTCACGCTCCATGGTGTGACCAAGCCCGTCACGGTGGAGATGACGCACGTGGGCGCCGGAGAGTTCCCCGTGGACAAGTCCTTCCGCACCGGCTTCGAGGGCAGCTTCACGATCAAGCGCTCGGACTTCGACATGAAGAACATGCTCGCCGCCGCCAGCGACGAGCTGCGCCTCACCGTCGCCGTCGAAGGCGTTCGGAAATAA
- a CDS encoding FIST C-terminal domain-containing protein — MGLCVLSALTPGETQESVPRHLDKLQSNPAPALVLVFASPVHSLAAVMESTARRFPDAICLGATTAGELTEQGDAKGALSGLAVSGDLRVFAGIGTGLSTSPETAVRQALSGVPETVEGFPHRTAVMLLDPLTGRGEEATLLAATELGPNVPLVGGAAGDDLAMASTQVALGAQAASDAVVMAVLFSKQRLGIGVGHGHTPLSAPLRVTKADGNVVFEIDDRPAWEVWVEQTRAAALADGIDPEALPADAVGGYLLRYEAGLATGREHTIRAPLSRGDDGSLSFACGIHQGAELVITRSTAEAQLRSARLAARRARESLDGAPVAGAVVFDCICRNLILQDDFSAAVRGMSEELGSVPLAGFETYGEIALGQGDLSGFHNTTTVVLAFPAEP; from the coding sequence ATGGGACTTTGCGTGCTCAGCGCGCTGACCCCCGGGGAGACGCAGGAGTCCGTCCCGCGTCACCTCGACAAGCTGCAGTCCAATCCCGCACCCGCCCTGGTGCTGGTGTTTGCTTCCCCGGTCCACTCCCTGGCCGCGGTGATGGAGTCCACGGCGCGACGATTTCCCGACGCGATCTGCCTGGGAGCCACCACCGCGGGGGAGCTGACGGAGCAGGGTGACGCGAAGGGCGCCCTCTCTGGCCTCGCCGTTTCGGGTGACCTTCGCGTCTTCGCGGGCATCGGCACCGGGCTGTCCACTTCTCCCGAAACGGCAGTGCGCCAAGCGCTTTCGGGAGTGCCGGAGACGGTAGAGGGGTTTCCACACCGCACCGCGGTGATGCTCCTCGATCCCCTCACTGGACGCGGTGAGGAAGCGACGCTTTTGGCCGCCACGGAGCTCGGTCCCAACGTCCCGCTGGTGGGGGGAGCTGCCGGAGACGATCTGGCGATGGCATCCACTCAGGTCGCGCTCGGCGCGCAGGCCGCGAGCGATGCGGTGGTGATGGCGGTGCTGTTCAGCAAGCAACGCCTGGGGATCGGTGTGGGCCACGGACACACCCCGCTGTCCGCTCCCCTACGCGTGACGAAGGCGGACGGTAACGTGGTGTTCGAGATCGACGACCGACCCGCGTGGGAAGTGTGGGTGGAGCAGACCCGCGCGGCGGCGCTGGCGGATGGCATCGACCCCGAAGCGTTGCCGGCGGACGCGGTGGGTGGCTACTTACTTCGCTACGAGGCAGGGCTCGCCACCGGGCGGGAGCACACCATCCGCGCGCCGCTGTCGCGAGGCGACGACGGCTCGCTCTCCTTTGCCTGCGGCATTCACCAGGGCGCCGAATTGGTGATCACCCGCAGCACGGCGGAAGCACAGCTCCGGAGCGCCCGTCTGGCCGCCCGGCGCGCTCGCGAGAGCTTGGACGGCGCCCCCGTGGCCGGCGCCGTTGTGTTCGACTGCATTTGTCGCAATCTGATCCTGCAAGACGACTTTTCCGCCGCCGTGCGGGGGATGTCGGAAGAGCTCGGAAGCGTTCCCCTCGCCGGCTTCGAGACCTACGGCGAGATCGCTCTCGGGCAGGGTGACCTTTCCGGATTCCACAACACCACCACGGTGGTGCTGGCTTTCCCCGCCGAGCCATGA
- a CDS encoding NAD(P)-binding protein → MDSVETLIVGAGITGLATAAELSDHDTLILEADAQIGGYCKTIQKAGFTWDYSGHFFHFKHPEIESWLRARMGDQKVRVVEKRSFISYAGALVDFPFQKNIHQLPKQELIDCLHDLYFARAPADLTGRPPPPAPGNFKEMLYARFGRSIAEKFLIPYNEKLYACDLGTLDEDAMGRFFPHADLTDVIANMKRPDNSSYNSTFTYPEGGAFEYVKAIASAVRLDAIALSEPLLSVDAKARVARTPRREIRYRRLVSSAPLPRLLALAGIEHDASVFGWNKVLVFNLGFDRKGSKDAHWIYFPDRSLSFYRVGFYDNIFDSDRMSLYVELGFDKDEQLDAEALLPKVLADLERAGVTAGHRLVAHHSVVMDPAYVHVTGRSNALRDGLRDELASMGIYSIGRYGGWTYCSIEDNIVEARALVRSFD, encoded by the coding sequence ATGGACTCCGTGGAGACGCTGATCGTCGGTGCCGGTATCACCGGATTGGCCACCGCTGCCGAGCTATCCGACCACGACACCCTGATCCTGGAAGCCGACGCGCAGATCGGGGGCTACTGCAAGACGATCCAGAAGGCCGGCTTCACCTGGGACTATTCCGGGCACTTCTTCCATTTCAAGCACCCGGAGATCGAGAGCTGGCTGCGAGCGCGCATGGGCGACCAGAAGGTGCGCGTCGTGGAGAAGCGGTCCTTCATCTCCTATGCCGGTGCGCTCGTGGATTTTCCGTTTCAGAAGAACATCCATCAGCTGCCGAAGCAGGAGCTGATCGACTGTCTCCACGACCTCTACTTCGCGCGTGCGCCCGCAGACCTCACCGGAAGGCCACCGCCTCCGGCGCCCGGTAACTTCAAGGAGATGCTGTATGCGAGATTTGGTCGGTCCATCGCGGAAAAGTTCCTGATCCCGTACAACGAAAAGCTGTACGCCTGTGATCTCGGCACCCTCGACGAAGACGCCATGGGTCGCTTCTTCCCCCACGCGGATCTCACCGACGTGATCGCCAACATGAAGCGACCGGACAACTCGAGCTACAACTCCACCTTCACGTATCCCGAAGGCGGCGCCTTCGAGTACGTCAAGGCCATCGCCAGTGCCGTGCGGCTCGACGCCATCGCCCTTTCCGAGCCCCTGCTGTCGGTGGACGCCAAGGCGCGGGTGGCACGCACCCCGCGGCGGGAGATCCGCTATCGGCGACTGGTGTCCTCCGCGCCGCTGCCTCGCCTCCTAGCGCTCGCCGGCATCGAGCACGATGCCAGCGTTTTCGGATGGAACAAGGTGCTGGTGTTCAACCTGGGCTTCGACCGAAAGGGCTCGAAGGACGCCCACTGGATCTACTTTCCCGATCGCTCGCTCTCGTTCTACCGCGTCGGCTTCTACGACAACATCTTCGATTCGGATCGCATGAGCTTGTACGTGGAGCTCGGCTTCGACAAGGATGAGCAGCTGGATGCCGAAGCGTTGCTTCCCAAAGTGCTCGCAGATCTCGAGCGCGCCGGCGTGACGGCCGGCCATCGGCTCGTGGCGCACCACTCCGTGGTCATGGATCCCGCCTACGTACATGTCACCGGACGCTCGAACGCGCTGCGCGACGGGCTTCGCGACGAGCTGGCATCCATGGGCATCTACTCCATCGGCCGTTACGGCGGCTGGACCTACTGTTCCATCGAGGACAACATCGTGGAAGCGCGAGCCCTGGTGCGGTCCTTCGACTGA
- a CDS encoding ABC-F family ATP-binding cassette domain-containing protein translates to MPVVTVAAIHKAFGAHVVVRSADLTIATGERVGMVGKNGAGKTTLARIVAGVDTADSGTVTRRRGATVRYLSQVPRFDGDPTATEAVAQGLGAWTHALERHAEFSERLARGDGEQDALLGEQAAAADEVERLGGFEQSHRIASMLDHLGVRRTDARISTLSGGEQRRVALATILVARPDLAVLDEPTNHLDADTVEWLEQYLVNEHPGAVLLVTHDRYLLDRVAQRTVEVAGGEAHAYAGGYEMYLEQKAERLAHAARTEANRQNFLRRELEWLRRQPKARTTKQKARVERAEAALSVQGPKTDRAPSFELSVSRAGKTILELRDVEVRMREQRLVNGLTLFLTAGERVGVLGPNGSGKTTLLRTLLGEIEPAAGSVVLGQNTRVAYFDQGRSGLEDDKSVFENVVGDQSRIEIAGEVVEPRSFMERFGLDSGKQRQPVASLSGGERARVALARLLRQSANLVILDEPTNDLDVETLAAVEGMLIDSGVTAVVVTHDRYFLDRVATSILAFEGDGKVVHYPGNYTTFRRLREEANRDKKAPAEAEAKAERRRPTSKKKGLSHTEAKELDGIMEVIEAAEARVVELSEALSDPNTYAAGGGDAARLTAELDAARVEVERLTARWEELETKRDQ, encoded by the coding sequence ATGCCCGTCGTCACGGTCGCAGCGATCCACAAGGCCTTCGGAGCCCACGTCGTGGTGCGCTCGGCGGACCTGACCATCGCCACGGGCGAGCGAGTGGGCATGGTCGGAAAGAACGGCGCGGGCAAGACGACGCTCGCGCGGATCGTCGCTGGCGTGGACACGGCGGACTCGGGGACGGTCACCCGACGCCGCGGAGCGACGGTGCGTTACTTGTCTCAGGTTCCCCGGTTCGACGGGGATCCGACGGCCACCGAAGCCGTGGCGCAGGGCCTGGGCGCGTGGACGCATGCCCTCGAGCGGCACGCCGAGTTCAGCGAGCGGCTGGCTCGGGGAGACGGCGAGCAGGACGCCCTGCTCGGGGAGCAGGCGGCCGCGGCGGACGAGGTCGAGCGCCTGGGTGGCTTCGAGCAGAGCCACCGTATCGCTTCCATGCTCGACCATCTCGGCGTTCGGCGCACGGACGCGCGCATCTCGACACTGAGCGGCGGCGAGCAGCGGCGCGTGGCGTTGGCGACCATCCTCGTGGCGCGACCGGATCTCGCGGTGTTGGACGAGCCCACGAACCACCTGGATGCCGACACCGTGGAGTGGCTCGAGCAGTATCTGGTGAACGAGCACCCAGGCGCAGTGCTGCTCGTGACCCACGATCGCTATCTGCTCGACCGCGTGGCCCAACGCACCGTGGAGGTCGCAGGCGGCGAAGCCCACGCCTACGCCGGCGGGTACGAGATGTACCTCGAGCAGAAGGCGGAGCGCCTGGCGCACGCTGCACGCACCGAAGCCAATCGGCAGAACTTCCTGCGACGAGAGCTCGAGTGGCTCCGCCGCCAGCCCAAGGCGCGCACCACGAAGCAGAAGGCGCGCGTCGAACGCGCGGAAGCCGCGCTGTCGGTACAGGGCCCGAAGACGGACCGCGCGCCGAGCTTCGAGCTGTCGGTATCGCGCGCCGGGAAGACGATCCTGGAGCTCCGCGACGTCGAGGTACGCATGCGCGAGCAGCGCCTGGTGAACGGCCTCACGTTGTTTCTCACTGCGGGAGAGCGGGTGGGTGTGTTGGGGCCGAACGGCAGCGGGAAGACCACGCTGCTCCGCACCCTGCTCGGGGAGATCGAGCCGGCCGCGGGCTCGGTCGTGCTGGGGCAGAACACGCGCGTGGCGTACTTCGACCAAGGCCGAAGCGGCCTGGAAGACGACAAGTCCGTGTTCGAGAACGTGGTGGGTGATCAATCCCGCATCGAGATCGCCGGCGAGGTCGTGGAGCCGCGCTCCTTCATGGAGCGTTTCGGTCTCGACTCCGGGAAACAGCGCCAGCCGGTGGCGTCGCTCTCCGGAGGGGAGCGCGCACGTGTGGCTCTGGCCCGGCTGCTGCGCCAGAGCGCCAACCTGGTCATCCTGGACGAGCCCACCAACGATCTCGACGTGGAGACGCTGGCCGCCGTGGAGGGCATGCTGATCGACTCCGGCGTCACGGCCGTGGTCGTGACCCACGATCGCTATTTCCTGGACCGCGTGGCGACGTCCATCTTGGCCTTCGAGGGGGACGGCAAGGTGGTGCACTACCCCGGCAACTACACGACCTTCCGCCGCCTCCGAGAGGAAGCGAATCGCGACAAGAAGGCGCCGGCAGAGGCGGAAGCCAAGGCCGAACGGCGCCGCCCGACGAGCAAGAAGAAAGGGCTCTCCCACACTGAAGCGAAGGAGCTCGATGGCATCATGGAAGTCATCGAAGCGGCCGAAGCGCGAGTGGTGGAGCTGTCCGAAGCGCTATCGGATCCCAACACCTACGCGGCGGGCGGCGGAGATGCGGCTCGTTTGACCGCGGAGCTCGACGCCGCCCGGGTCGAGGTGGAACGGCTAACGGCACGTTGGGAGGAGCTCGAGACGAAGCGCGATCAGTGA
- a CDS encoding 2-dehydropantoate 2-reductase — MKIGVMGAGAIGCFVGGKLMTVGADVTFVGRPRVQQDLSHGLTLTELPRRGRAVPEQRLETPKVETRVEALADADMVLVAVKSGQTSDVGAELDGVLPEHTLVVSLQNGLHNADKLRAVMPRRQVLAAIVGFNVVWPAEATLRRATSGPLVFESTSDERLATLVRLLEKAGLEVETSDEIRPVQWSKLVINLNNAISALTDVPTTELVFEARYRRILKAVMAEALGVLRAAGVRTARLGPLPPALFPTLLSLPSWLLRRMMSIQMDIDPEARSSMWEDLERRRLTEVDELNGEIVKLAEERGLRAPLNARIVELVHQAEQKASGSPKLGADELWARLSH; from the coding sequence ATGAAGATCGGCGTCATGGGAGCCGGGGCCATCGGCTGCTTCGTCGGAGGCAAGCTGATGACGGTGGGCGCAGACGTCACCTTCGTGGGACGCCCGCGCGTGCAGCAGGACCTTTCACACGGCCTCACTCTCACGGAGCTGCCGCGGCGTGGACGGGCCGTGCCGGAGCAGCGCTTGGAGACTCCGAAGGTCGAGACCCGCGTGGAGGCCTTGGCGGACGCGGACATGGTGCTCGTCGCCGTGAAGAGCGGGCAGACCTCCGACGTCGGGGCAGAGCTCGACGGCGTTCTTCCAGAACACACCTTGGTGGTGAGTCTGCAGAACGGTCTGCACAACGCCGACAAGCTGCGCGCGGTGATGCCCCGCCGCCAGGTCCTCGCCGCCATCGTCGGGTTCAACGTGGTGTGGCCGGCGGAGGCCACCCTGCGCCGCGCGACGTCCGGCCCATTGGTTTTCGAGAGCACCTCGGACGAGCGCCTCGCGACGTTGGTGCGGTTGCTCGAGAAAGCGGGGCTGGAAGTGGAGACCAGCGACGAGATCCGCCCGGTGCAGTGGTCCAAGCTGGTCATCAACCTCAACAACGCCATCAGCGCGCTGACCGACGTGCCCACCACGGAGTTGGTGTTCGAGGCCCGCTATCGGCGCATCCTCAAAGCGGTGATGGCCGAGGCCCTCGGCGTGCTGCGCGCGGCCGGCGTTCGGACCGCTCGCTTGGGGCCTTTGCCGCCGGCGCTTTTCCCCACGTTGCTCTCACTTCCGAGCTGGCTCCTCCGCCGCATGATGTCGATCCAGATGGACATCGATCCCGAGGCGCGGTCCTCCATGTGGGAAGATCTCGAGCGGCGCCGTCTCACGGAAGTCGACGAGCTCAACGGAGAGATCGTGAAGCTCGCAGAGGAGCGGGGTCTCCGTGCTCCGCTGAACGCGCGCATCGTCGAGCTCGTGCATCAGGCCGAACAGAAAGCTAGCGGCTCGCCCAAGCTCGGCGCCGATGAGCTCTGGGCTCGACTGAGTCACTGA
- a CDS encoding DUF47 domain-containing protein, whose amino-acid sequence MALTRDAVFWDAFISLSDKTIEATKVLGDALREPSRAVELAERIKRLEHEADKVTHDVVQALHQTWITPLDREEIHALITSLDDVLDFVDAAGDKIALYEIREVRPEAMELLESVAACNADIAKAVAGLKNIKDPDPLLELCQSINRHEHEADGIFRKGIARLFKERADPLEVMKWRDILESMETATDRAEDVANIIEGIVLEHS is encoded by the coding sequence ATGGCGCTGACGCGGGACGCGGTTTTCTGGGACGCCTTCATCTCGCTGTCCGACAAGACCATCGAGGCTACGAAAGTGCTGGGGGATGCCCTCCGAGAGCCGAGCCGCGCGGTCGAGCTCGCAGAGCGGATCAAGCGCTTGGAGCACGAGGCGGACAAGGTGACCCACGACGTCGTTCAAGCGTTGCATCAGACCTGGATCACGCCCCTCGATCGCGAGGAGATCCACGCGCTGATCACCAGCTTGGACGACGTCCTGGATTTCGTGGATGCCGCCGGCGACAAGATCGCACTGTACGAAATCCGAGAAGTCAGGCCGGAGGCGATGGAGCTGCTCGAATCCGTCGCCGCCTGCAACGCGGACATCGCCAAGGCCGTCGCCGGCCTCAAGAACATCAAGGACCCCGATCCGCTCCTGGAGCTGTGTCAATCCATCAACCGACACGAGCACGAAGCCGACGGGATCTTCCGCAAGGGCATTGCCCGCCTGTTCAAGGAACGGGCAGACCCGCTGGAAGTGATGAAGTGGCGGGATATCTTGGAATCCATGGAGACGGCGACGGATCGCGCGGAAGACGTCGCCAACATCATCGAAGGAATCGTGCTGGAGCATTCCTGA
- a CDS encoding inorganic phosphate transporter, whose amino-acid sequence MEPYLVAIIAVALIFDFINGFHDAANSIATVVSTRVLSPRAAVVWAAAFNFIAFLVYPSHVSASIAKGVALSAVSYNVILATLLGAISWNLITWWWGLPSSSSHALMGAFAGAALAHSPSLSVLDAKVFGKTIAFIVIAPTLGMIIAFALTKLVRKVFGHMRPGRVDKGFRRGQLLSAALYSLGHGGNDAQKTMGIITLLLISAGLQQSTKHPEPQIWVVLLCHAAMGLGTLSGGWRIVKTMGMKITKLKPPGGFCAETSGAITLAMATFLGVPVSTTHTITGSIVGVGTAERRLSAVRWGVAGRIVWAWIFTIPAAAVIAVVAYIAIRTISGNR is encoded by the coding sequence ATGGAGCCGTATCTAGTCGCGATCATCGCCGTGGCGCTGATCTTCGACTTCATCAACGGATTTCACGACGCGGCGAACTCCATCGCCACCGTTGTCTCCACTCGGGTGCTTTCCCCGCGTGCGGCGGTGGTGTGGGCGGCGGCCTTCAACTTCATCGCGTTCTTGGTGTACCCGAGCCACGTTTCCGCTTCGATCGCCAAGGGCGTGGCGCTCAGCGCGGTGAGCTACAACGTGATCCTCGCCACGCTGCTCGGCGCCATTTCCTGGAACTTGATCACGTGGTGGTGGGGCCTGCCGTCGTCGTCGTCCCATGCGCTGATGGGGGCGTTTGCCGGAGCTGCTCTCGCGCATTCGCCTTCGCTTTCGGTGCTGGACGCGAAGGTCTTCGGCAAGACCATCGCCTTCATCGTGATTGCGCCCACGCTCGGCATGATCATCGCGTTCGCGTTGACCAAGCTCGTGCGCAAGGTGTTCGGTCACATGCGGCCCGGACGCGTCGACAAGGGCTTCCGGAGAGGACAGCTGCTATCCGCGGCGCTGTACTCCCTGGGCCACGGCGGTAACGACGCTCAAAAGACCATGGGAATCATCACGTTGTTGCTGATCTCCGCCGGTCTGCAGCAGTCGACGAAGCACCCCGAGCCCCAGATCTGGGTCGTGCTCTTGTGCCATGCCGCGATGGGCCTCGGCACCCTTTCCGGCGGTTGGCGCATCGTGAAGACGATGGGCATGAAGATCACCAAACTGAAGCCGCCCGGCGGCTTCTGCGCCGAAACGTCCGGCGCCATCACCCTGGCGATGGCCACATTCCTGGGAGTCCCCGTCTCGACGACCCACACCATCACGGGCTCGATCGTCGGGGTCGGCACCGCGGAACGGAGGCTGAGCGCGGTGCGCTGGGGCGTCGCCGGGCGCATCGTGTGGGCATGGATCTTCACCATTCCCGCTGCGGCAGTGATCGCCGTGGTCGCCTACATCGCCATACGGACAATCTCCGGGAACCGCTGA
- a CDS encoding acetylxylan esterase: MDRSPSRVHRALIDAAERRLRFRAGDVSAWQQELRAELSRSTGLSAMPAPGPLRPELLWRRGGVEKLSFWAEPHANVPAYLMLPEGTPPFPVMICLQGHSSGMHNSVALDFDDETRSIEVEGGRDFARQCVAHGFAALCIEQRAFGERREAAQERVNLYNPCHDAAMHALALGRTLLGERVYDVARALDLIATRPELDAARVGVMGNSGGGTVAIWAAALLPRIAFAMPSCALCSFRHSLMSVYHCTDNYVPGILNLAEMADVAGLIAPRPLVAVTGAEDPLFPLAGVRECFDEVREVYRALGAEERVELVVGPEGHRFYPELGWPRAVALFTR; the protein is encoded by the coding sequence GTGGATCGCTCGCCCTCCCGGGTGCACCGGGCGCTGATCGACGCCGCCGAGCGCCGGCTCCGCTTCCGCGCGGGTGACGTCTCGGCGTGGCAGCAGGAGCTCCGGGCGGAGCTCTCGCGTTCGACCGGGCTCTCCGCGATGCCGGCGCCCGGCCCGCTGCGTCCGGAGCTTCTGTGGCGCCGGGGTGGAGTGGAAAAGCTCTCGTTCTGGGCGGAGCCCCACGCCAACGTCCCCGCCTACCTGATGCTGCCCGAGGGCACGCCGCCGTTTCCGGTGATGATCTGCCTGCAAGGGCACTCGAGCGGGATGCACAACTCCGTGGCGCTGGACTTCGACGACGAGACGCGGAGCATCGAGGTGGAAGGCGGACGGGACTTCGCGCGGCAGTGCGTGGCCCACGGCTTCGCGGCGCTGTGCATCGAGCAGCGGGCCTTCGGCGAGCGGCGGGAAGCCGCGCAGGAGCGGGTGAACCTGTACAACCCCTGTCACGACGCGGCGATGCACGCGCTGGCCCTCGGCCGCACGCTGCTCGGGGAGCGGGTGTACGACGTGGCTCGCGCGCTGGATCTGATCGCGACGCGGCCCGAGCTCGACGCCGCACGCGTGGGCGTGATGGGCAACTCCGGCGGGGGGACCGTCGCGATTTGGGCGGCCGCGTTGCTCCCGCGCATCGCCTTCGCGATGCCGTCGTGCGCGCTGTGCAGCTTCCGGCATTCGCTCATGAGCGTGTACCACTGCACCGACAACTACGTGCCTGGGATCCTGAACCTGGCCGAGATGGCCGACGTCGCCGGGCTCATCGCGCCGCGGCCGCTCGTGGCCGTCACGGGAGCCGAGGACCCGTTGTTCCCGCTGGCGGGGGTGCGCGAGTGTTTCGACGAGGTCCGCGAGGTGTACCGCGCGCTGGGGGCGGAAGAGCGCGTGGAGCTGGTAGTGGGACCCGAAGGCCACCGCTTCTATCCAGAGCTCGGCTGGCCTCGGGCGGTGGCGCTCTTCACTCGCTGA
- a CDS encoding mechanosensitive ion channel: MDVVKHWLLEPTVVKILTAVVAVIVVRVVAGLVLRGLVRRIKDNTGRYHARKLVIFASYLVLALALTVIFSDRLGSLTVAFGVAGAGIAFALQEVIASVAGWVAVMFGNFYRIGDRVQLGGIKGDVIDVGVLRTTLMEVGEWVQGDLYNGRIVRVANSFVFKEPVFNYTADFPFLWDEIRLPVRYGSDHREARALLERIAKDQLSEYAAGAKETWKHLVGRYAIEDARVEPMVTMIANDNWIELTLRYAVDTKRRRATKDELFMAILDAVKATDGRVQLASATFELVGAPALEVRLPAA, from the coding sequence ATGGATGTCGTCAAGCATTGGCTCTTGGAACCCACCGTCGTGAAGATCCTCACCGCCGTCGTGGCCGTGATCGTCGTGCGAGTGGTGGCTGGTCTGGTGCTGCGGGGCTTGGTGCGGCGCATCAAGGACAACACGGGGCGCTATCACGCTCGCAAGCTGGTCATCTTCGCGAGCTACCTGGTGCTTGCGCTGGCGCTCACGGTGATTTTCTCGGATCGCCTCGGCAGTCTGACCGTTGCCTTCGGCGTGGCCGGCGCGGGGATCGCGTTCGCGTTGCAGGAGGTGATTGCCAGCGTTGCCGGCTGGGTCGCGGTGATGTTCGGAAACTTCTATCGCATCGGGGATCGCGTGCAGCTCGGCGGCATCAAAGGTGACGTAATAGACGTGGGGGTGCTCCGGACCACACTGATGGAGGTGGGCGAGTGGGTGCAGGGCGACCTGTACAACGGGCGCATCGTGCGGGTGGCGAACAGCTTCGTGTTCAAGGAGCCGGTGTTCAACTACACGGCGGACTTCCCGTTCTTGTGGGACGAGATAAGACTGCCGGTTCGTTACGGCAGCGACCACCGGGAAGCCCGCGCGCTGCTCGAGCGCATCGCCAAGGACCAGCTCTCGGAGTACGCCGCCGGCGCCAAGGAAACCTGGAAACACCTGGTGGGGCGCTACGCCATCGAGGACGCGCGGGTGGAGCCGATGGTGACGATGATCGCGAACGACAACTGGATCGAGCTGACGCTGCGCTACGCGGTAGACACCAAGCGTCGGCGAGCGACCAAGGACGAGCTGTTCATGGCCATTTTGGACGCGGTGAAGGCCACGGACGGAAGGGTGCAGTTGGCGTCGGCGACCTTCGAGCTGGTGGGCGCCCCGGCGCTGGAGGTTCGCCTTCCGGCGGCATGA
- a CDS encoding NAD(P)-binding domain-containing protein has product MRVGILGTGDVGRALGNGFVALGHEVKMGSRSASNDKASSWAKDAGAKASTGTFASVAEWAELVVLCTLGAANPAVLEAAGPKNLAGKILIDATNPLDMSKGFPPTLALGHTDSGGEQVQRLAPEAKVVKAFNSVGNSLMFQPKLPGGPPTMFIAGNDDGAKAQVSTLLGEFGWETLDAGGIESSRYLESLCMIWVLHGAKSGGWTHAFKMLHG; this is encoded by the coding sequence ATGCGCGTTGGTATTCTGGGCACCGGGGACGTGGGTCGAGCGCTGGGCAATGGCTTTGTCGCGCTGGGCCACGAAGTGAAGATGGGATCGCGCAGCGCGAGCAACGACAAGGCTTCGTCCTGGGCAAAGGATGCGGGGGCCAAGGCTTCCACCGGCACCTTCGCAAGTGTGGCGGAATGGGCGGAGCTCGTGGTGCTGTGCACCCTGGGCGCCGCGAACCCTGCGGTGCTGGAAGCCGCCGGGCCGAAGAACCTTGCCGGCAAGATCTTGATCGACGCCACCAACCCACTCGACATGTCCAAGGGCTTCCCGCCCACGCTGGCCCTCGGCCACACGGACTCCGGCGGCGAGCAGGTGCAGCGCCTCGCACCCGAGGCCAAGGTGGTCAAGGCCTTCAACAGCGTGGGCAACTCCCTCATGTTCCAGCCGAAGCTCCCCGGGGGCCCGCCCACCATGTTCATCGCGGGGAACGACGACGGCGCCAAGGCGCAGGTGAGCACGCTGCTCGGGGAGTTCGGCTGGGAAACGCTGGACGCGGGCGGCATCGAAAGCTCACGCTACCTGGAGTCCCTGTGCATGATTTGGGTGCTCCACGGCGCCAAGAGCGGCGGCTGGACGCACGCGTTCAAGATGCTGCACGGCTGA